Proteins encoded together in one Peribacillus asahii window:
- a CDS encoding DAK2 domain-containing protein → MSITSLDGKRFAEMIIQGANQLAAHAQMVDALNVFPVPDGDTGTNMNLSMTSGAKEVQNNVQEHIGKVGAALSKGLLMGARGNSGVILSQLFRGFSKAIEHKAAITSEEFAQAFEAGVQTAYKAVMKPVEGTILTVAKDAAKQAVVSAKKHRDIVLVMEEVVAEANASLNRTPDLLPVLKEVGVVDSGGQGLVFVYEGFLAELKGEALPTRSANIPSMDELVNAEHHMNVQGHMNTEDIVFGYCTEFMLRLEAGKVANHPFDEESFRQDLSEYGDSLLVISDEEIVKVHIHSEQPGTCLNYGQQYGSLIKVKIDNMREQHTAIVNETTTPLQTAPKEKEQYGVVSVAMGAGISELFKSIGAKQVIEGGQTMNPSTEDIVKAVQAVHAETIIILPNNKNIIMAAEQAAAVLEEQVIVIPSKTVPQGMAALLTFNPALSAEENEAVMKEALSHVKTGQITYAVRDTQIDGLTIENGDFMGLDEGKIKVKGKEKLQVAKDLLAEMIDEDSEILTILHGEDATNEEVEALVAFCEETFEDVEVEVHNGQQPLYAFIFSIE, encoded by the coding sequence GTGTCAATTACGAGTTTAGACGGAAAACGTTTTGCAGAAATGATCATTCAAGGGGCTAATCAGCTGGCAGCTCATGCTCAAATGGTCGATGCATTAAACGTTTTCCCTGTTCCAGATGGAGATACAGGAACGAATATGAATTTATCTATGACTTCTGGAGCGAAGGAAGTACAGAACAATGTGCAAGAGCATATTGGTAAAGTAGGAGCTGCGTTATCGAAAGGCTTGCTGATGGGAGCGCGTGGGAACTCCGGTGTTATTTTATCACAGTTATTCCGCGGCTTCTCAAAAGCGATTGAACATAAAGCAGCGATTACGAGCGAAGAATTTGCTCAAGCATTTGAAGCGGGTGTTCAAACGGCATACAAAGCGGTCATGAAACCTGTTGAAGGAACAATTTTAACGGTTGCTAAAGATGCAGCCAAGCAAGCGGTTGTTTCTGCTAAAAAGCATCGTGATATCGTTCTTGTGATGGAAGAAGTTGTGGCAGAAGCAAATGCATCGCTAAATCGTACGCCAGATTTATTACCGGTTTTAAAAGAAGTAGGTGTAGTAGATAGCGGCGGTCAAGGTTTAGTGTTTGTATATGAAGGCTTTCTTGCGGAGTTAAAGGGAGAAGCTCTTCCAACTCGTTCGGCCAATATTCCAAGTATGGATGAGCTGGTAAATGCGGAGCACCATATGAATGTACAAGGGCACATGAATACGGAGGATATCGTATTTGGTTACTGTACAGAATTTATGCTGCGATTAGAGGCGGGAAAAGTAGCCAATCATCCTTTTGACGAAGAGTCCTTTCGTCAAGATTTAAGTGAGTACGGAGATTCTTTACTTGTTATTTCTGATGAAGAAATTGTGAAAGTACATATTCATTCGGAACAACCGGGAACTTGCTTAAACTATGGTCAACAGTACGGCAGCTTAATAAAGGTGAAAATTGATAATATGCGTGAACAGCATACAGCGATTGTCAATGAAACGACAACGCCGTTACAAACAGCGCCAAAGGAAAAAGAACAATATGGTGTTGTATCGGTTGCGATGGGTGCCGGAATTAGTGAATTATTTAAAAGCATTGGTGCCAAGCAGGTTATTGAGGGCGGCCAAACAATGAATCCGAGCACAGAGGATATCGTTAAGGCGGTACAAGCTGTTCATGCAGAAACGATTATCATCTTGCCGAATAATAAAAATATTATTATGGCAGCTGAGCAAGCTGCGGCTGTGTTAGAGGAACAAGTTATTGTTATCCCATCTAAAACAGTCCCGCAAGGAATGGCGGCGTTACTTACGTTTAATCCAGCTCTTTCTGCAGAAGAGAATGAAGCGGTTATGAAAGAAGCCCTTTCTCATGTGAAGACAGGGCAGATTACCTATGCTGTTCGCGATACGCAAATCGATGGCTTAACGATTGAAAATGGCGACTTCATGGGTCTTGACGAAGGGAAAATTAAAGTCAAGGGAAAAGAAAAGCTTCAAGTTGCAAAAGATTTGTTAGCAGAGATGATTGATGAAGATTCGGAAATTTTAACGATTCTTCATGGAGAAGACGCGACAAATGAAGAAGTAGAAGCACTTGTTGCTTTTTGTGAAGAAACATTTGAAGACGTTGAAGTAGAAGTCCATAATGGACAGCAACCTTTATATGCGTTTATTTTCTCAATTGAATAA
- the rpmB gene encoding 50S ribosomal protein L28 translates to MARQCVITGRKTRSGNKRSHAMNANKRTWGANLQKVRILVDGKPKRVYVSARALKSGKVERV, encoded by the coding sequence ATGGCACGTCAATGTGTAATCACTGGAAGAAAAACTCGTTCTGGTAACAAACGCTCTCACGCAATGAACGCAAACAAGCGTACATGGGGCGCTAACCTTCAAAAAGTACGTATTTTAGTTGACGGTAAACCTAAACGTGTATACGTTTCTGCAAGAGCTCTTAAATCAGGCAAAGTAGAACGCGTATAA
- a CDS encoding Asp23/Gls24 family envelope stress response protein, protein MSIELQTKYGQIDISMDVIATVAGGAAVDCYGIVGMASKKQFKDGIAEILRRENFAKGVIVRQENEEVHIDMFIIVSYGTKISEIAHNVQSKVKYTLDQTVGLAVDSVNIFVQGVRVTNA, encoded by the coding sequence ATGTCTATCGAATTACAAACGAAATATGGACAAATTGATATCTCTATGGATGTAATTGCTACTGTAGCTGGCGGAGCGGCTGTTGATTGCTACGGAATTGTCGGGATGGCTTCCAAAAAACAATTTAAAGACGGTATTGCTGAAATTTTACGAAGAGAGAATTTCGCTAAAGGCGTTATCGTTCGTCAAGAAAACGAAGAAGTTCACATTGATATGTTTATTATTGTTAGTTATGGAACGAAAATTTCAGAAATTGCTCATAATGTGCAATCGAAGGTGAAATATACTCTGGATCAAACAGTTGGACTTGCTGTTGATTCTGTTAATATTTTTGTGCAAGGAGTTCGTGTAACGAACGCTTAA
- the spoVM gene encoding stage V sporulation protein SpoVM, which yields MKFYTIKLPKVLGGLVKAMLGALKKG from the coding sequence ATGAAATTTTATACGATTAAATTGCCTAAGGTCCTTGGTGGTTTAGTGAAGGCGATGCTTGGAGCACTTAAAAAAGGATAA